A region from the Aquimarina sp. ERC-38 genome encodes:
- a CDS encoding DUF4856 domain-containing protein yields MKLLTQSFLSLAITGLLFSCSSDDEGTDMETILIEAPTTYSFERDGESTVSFSGQTTRIAMAEELVSNLTDPNVTIETLKAQFSHKEGENNFNNANLNNSDKNIRSKVAASFDLFGTNATEGTAIKSTFQDWIERQYSEVFPRWEETASAGVAGSIEEGGSNPPTRYVTAKGLELNQAFAKSLIGALMVDQAINNYLSPGILDEADNRENNTNGVTVEGKSYTNMEHKWDEAYGYVYGASADKENPNTTIGEDDSFLNKYIGRVENDEDYAGIATEIYNAFKLGRAAIVAGNYEVRDEQAGILKNKISEIIAIRAIYYLQQGKSKLESGTIDYADVFHDLSEGYGFIYSLQFTRNDMSSAALVNGQQVEGWLNQILPGTTGFWEVTPEDLQTVSENIATIYGITISEAGS; encoded by the coding sequence ATGAAGCTACTTACACAAAGTTTTTTATCACTTGCAATTACCGGATTACTATTTTCCTGTTCTTCTGATGACGAAGGTACAGATATGGAAACTATATTAATAGAAGCACCTACAACCTATTCTTTTGAAAGAGATGGCGAAAGTACTGTTAGCTTCAGTGGGCAAACTACTCGTATTGCCATGGCAGAAGAATTAGTTAGTAATTTGACTGATCCAAACGTAACAATAGAAACATTAAAGGCGCAATTCAGTCATAAAGAAGGAGAAAATAATTTTAACAATGCGAATTTAAATAATAGTGATAAAAATATCCGTAGTAAAGTAGCTGCTTCATTTGACCTATTTGGTACTAATGCTACGGAAGGTACTGCCATTAAATCAACCTTTCAAGATTGGATAGAGCGTCAATATAGCGAAGTATTCCCACGATGGGAAGAAACTGCAAGCGCGGGAGTTGCCGGAAGTATAGAAGAAGGTGGGTCTAATCCTCCAACGCGATATGTAACTGCAAAAGGCTTAGAATTGAATCAGGCGTTTGCAAAAAGTTTAATCGGTGCCTTAATGGTTGACCAGGCTATAAATAACTACTTAAGCCCGGGTATCCTGGATGAAGCGGATAATCGCGAAAATAATACTAATGGTGTCACGGTAGAAGGGAAGTCTTATACCAATATGGAACACAAGTGGGATGAAGCTTATGGATATGTGTACGGAGCATCAGCAGATAAAGAAAATCCGAATACTACTATTGGAGAAGATGATAGTTTTTTAAATAAATATATCGGTAGAGTAGAAAATGATGAAGATTACGCTGGAATTGCAACGGAGATTTATAATGCATTTAAATTAGGTAGAGCAGCCATCGTAGCCGGTAACTATGAAGTTAGAGATGAACAGGCGGGTATTCTTAAAAATAAAATTTCTGAAATTATCGCCATCCGGGCTATCTACTATTTACAACAAGGAAAATCAAAACTAGAATCCGGGACTATTGATTATGCAGATGTATTTCATGATTTATCTGAAGGTTATGGATTTATTTACAGCCTTCAGTTTACCAGAAATGATATGAGTAGTGCAGCCTTAGTAAATGGGCAACAGGTAGAAGGTTGGTTAAATCAAATTCTTCCTGGAACTACCGGATTTTGGGAGGTAACTCCAGAAGATTTACAAACGGTTTCAGAGAATATCGCAACTATATACGGAATAACAATTTCCGAAGCCGGAAGCTAA
- the guaB gene encoding IMP dehydrogenase, with translation MTAHESKIVGEGLTYDDVLLVPAFSEVLPREVNIQTRFTRNINLNVPVISAAMDTVTESSMAIAMAQEGGIGVLHKNMSIEEQAMKVRKVKRAESGMIIDPVTLPLTAKVLDAKNYMREYSIGGIPIVDDQMKLIGIVTNRDLRFEKNDDRPISEVMTTDNLVTVAEGTSLKEAEVILQENKIEKLPVVDKNNSLVGLITFRDITKLTLKPSSNKDSLGRLRVAAAIGVTPDAVERAEALVNAGVDAVVIDTAHGHTKTVVEVLQKVKSRFTALEVVVGNIATAEAARYLVDAGADAVKVGIGPGSICTTRVVAGVGFPQFSAVLEVAAAIKRSGVPVIADGGIRYTGDIPKALAAGADSVMLGSMLAGTKESPGETIIYEGRKFKTYRGMGSVEAMKTGSKDRYFQDVEDDIKKLVPEGIVGRVAYKGDLYESIHQFIGGLRAGMGYCGAKDIASLQEKGQFVKITASGINESHPHDVTITKEAPNYSR, from the coding sequence ATGACTGCACATGAATCCAAAATCGTCGGAGAAGGTCTTACTTACGATGATGTTCTATTAGTTCCTGCTTTTTCAGAAGTACTTCCCAGAGAAGTAAATATACAGACCCGTTTTACACGTAATATTAACCTGAATGTTCCTGTAATTTCCGCTGCGATGGATACGGTAACTGAAAGCAGTATGGCGATTGCTATGGCACAGGAAGGTGGTATTGGGGTCTTACATAAAAACATGTCTATTGAAGAACAGGCCATGAAGGTACGTAAAGTCAAACGTGCAGAAAGTGGGATGATTATAGACCCGGTAACTTTACCTTTAACTGCTAAGGTACTGGACGCAAAAAACTATATGCGGGAATATAGTATAGGGGGGATTCCTATCGTGGATGATCAAATGAAACTTATCGGAATTGTGACTAACAGGGATTTACGATTTGAAAAGAATGATGACCGCCCAATTTCTGAGGTTATGACTACGGACAATCTGGTAACTGTGGCAGAAGGAACTTCTTTAAAAGAAGCCGAGGTGATTCTCCAGGAAAATAAAATTGAAAAATTACCGGTAGTAGATAAAAATAATAGCCTGGTAGGTTTAATTACGTTTCGTGATATTACCAAACTTACCTTAAAACCTAGTTCAAATAAAGATAGTTTAGGTAGATTACGGGTTGCTGCTGCCATTGGTGTTACTCCGGATGCAGTCGAAAGGGCAGAAGCATTAGTGAATGCAGGCGTGGATGCAGTAGTTATTGACACAGCTCATGGTCATACTAAAACCGTAGTGGAAGTCTTACAAAAAGTTAAATCAAGGTTTACAGCACTAGAAGTTGTGGTAGGTAATATTGCAACGGCAGAAGCTGCCAGGTATCTGGTAGATGCCGGAGCAGATGCAGTAAAAGTAGGTATTGGTCCCGGGTCTATTTGTACTACCCGAGTGGTTGCAGGCGTTGGTTTTCCGCAATTTTCTGCGGTTCTTGAAGTAGCTGCTGCTATTAAAAGGAGTGGAGTACCCGTTATTGCCGATGGGGGAATCCGATATACCGGGGATATTCCTAAAGCCCTTGCGGCCGGAGCAGATAGTGTTATGTTAGGTTCTATGCTGGCTGGTACTAAAGAATCTCCCGGAGAAACCATTATTTACGAAGGAAGAAAATTTAAAACTTATCGGGGAATGGGTTCTGTAGAAGCCATGAAAACCGGATCAAAAGACCGCTACTTTCAGGATGTAGAAGATGATATTAAAAAATTAGTTCCGGAAGGTATTGTAGGAAGGGTTGCTTATAAAGGGGACTTGTACGAAAGCATACATCAATTTATCGGGGGATTACGTGCCGGTATGGGATATTGCGGAGCTAAGGATATTGCTTCTCTTCAGGAAAAAGGACAGTTTGTAAAAATTACAGCCAGTGGTATCAATGAAAGCCATCCACATGACGTAACTATAACTAAAGAAGCTCCGAATTACAGCAGGTAA
- a CDS encoding imelysin family protein — protein sequence MKKVIGTFFISLLLLTACSEDDSSNGSLDDNFNRQEMLTNIADNIIIPAYESFEAKIVLLESASNKFTTTPDTTSFENLKLAWADAYRAWQRVSMFQIGKAESLAFSSFMNSYPVDTENILNNLTSGQYNLTAVSKQDEQGFGALDYLLNGLAADSETNLSVYTDNTTGTAYKNYVTDVVQRMATMTKEIVVDWKTNFRDDFIANNGSSATSSFNKLVNDYIFHYERNLRAGKIGIPAGIFSGESRADKIEAYYDGTLSKELFLLNLQAMQDFFNGNSFGTKKEGPGFNSYLRFLNTLKNGENLGVLINNQFNAVKMMSENLKDNLSEQVKSNNKLMLNIYDELQKNVILLKADMLSAMSVSVDFVDADGD from the coding sequence ATGAAAAAAGTAATAGGCACCTTCTTTATTTCTCTTCTCCTTTTAACCGCCTGTAGCGAGGATGATAGTAGTAACGGATCTCTTGATGATAATTTTAACCGTCAGGAAATGCTAACCAATATAGCAGACAATATTATCATTCCTGCTTATGAAAGCTTTGAGGCAAAAATAGTATTATTAGAAAGCGCTTCAAATAAATTTACTACCACACCGGATACAACATCTTTTGAAAATTTAAAATTAGCCTGGGCAGATGCCTATAGAGCCTGGCAACGGGTAAGTATGTTTCAGATTGGAAAAGCAGAATCTTTAGCCTTTAGTAGTTTTATGAACTCTTATCCGGTAGATACTGAAAATATTTTGAATAACCTTACTAGCGGTCAATATAACCTTACAGCTGTTTCTAAACAAGATGAACAAGGTTTTGGAGCACTGGATTATTTACTTAATGGTTTGGCAGCAGACTCAGAAACAAATCTTAGCGTTTATACGGATAATACTACCGGAACTGCTTATAAAAATTATGTAACTGATGTAGTTCAACGTATGGCTACCATGACCAAGGAAATTGTAGTGGATTGGAAAACTAATTTTAGAGATGATTTTATAGCAAACAACGGTTCTTCCGCTACCAGTTCTTTTAATAAACTGGTTAATGATTATATATTTCATTACGAACGTAATTTAAGAGCCGGAAAAATTGGGATTCCCGCAGGTATTTTTTCAGGAGAAAGCCGGGCAGATAAAATTGAAGCCTATTATGACGGAACTTTATCAAAAGAATTATTTTTACTGAATTTGCAAGCCATGCAGGATTTCTTTAATGGAAACTCCTTTGGAACTAAAAAAGAAGGACCTGGTTTTAATTCTTATCTTCGGTTTTTAAATACCTTAAAGAACGGTGAAAATTTAGGAGTATTGATAAATAATCAATTCAATGCAGTCAAAATGATGTCTGAAAACTTAAAAGATAATCTATCCGAGCAGGTCAAGAGTAATAACAAACTGATGTTAAATATTTATGATGAACTTCAGAAAAACGTAATACTACTTAAAGCTGATATGCTTTCTGCTATGTCGGTATCTGTAGATTTTGTAGATGCAGACGGAGATTAA
- a CDS encoding HTTM domain-containing protein, translating to MILPLTYFKKHTDAAPLAVFRILFGIMMCISIIRFWSYGWIDKLYIQPNFFFSYYGFEWVKPMGAYTYILFVICGLSALFITIGFKYRIAIVSFFLSFTYIELMDKTTYLNHYYFISILSFLLIFLPANAYFSIDAYYKGYAYRKIPQWCMDAIKILLTIVYFYAGLAKLNSDWLLHAMPLKIWLPSKFDTPLLGDLLQKEWVHYLFSYSGALYDLCIPALLWYRKTRGVAFFLVVIFHVLTRVLFPIGMFPYIMIVSAMVFFDAGIHHKILNFVNHLLPFNEKSVPIKDQYDFSLKNKKIIYPIIGCFFLVQLALPFRYVLYPGELFWTEQGYRFSWRVMLMEKAGYITFKVVDQKTNKRFYVNNRDFLTSFQEKQMATQPDFILEYAHYLEDFFETKNQTNVSVYADSYVTLNGRLSTPFVDPEVDLTLITDSFKHKDWIIPFQDEIKGL from the coding sequence TTGATACTTCCCCTTACATACTTTAAAAAACATACGGATGCCGCGCCTTTAGCGGTATTTCGTATTTTATTCGGGATCATGATGTGTATAAGTATCATTAGGTTCTGGAGCTACGGCTGGATTGATAAATTGTACATACAGCCCAATTTTTTCTTTTCTTATTACGGATTCGAATGGGTTAAACCTATGGGTGCTTACACTTATATATTATTTGTAATATGTGGTTTATCTGCGCTGTTTATAACTATTGGTTTTAAATATAGAATAGCAATAGTCAGCTTTTTTCTAAGCTTTACATATATTGAATTAATGGATAAAACCACCTACCTTAACCATTATTACTTTATAAGTATTCTAAGTTTTCTGCTTATTTTTTTACCGGCAAATGCCTATTTTTCAATAGATGCTTACTATAAAGGATATGCCTACCGTAAAATTCCGCAATGGTGTATGGATGCAATTAAAATATTATTAACCATTGTCTATTTTTATGCCGGATTAGCTAAGTTAAATTCGGATTGGTTACTTCATGCCATGCCTTTAAAAATCTGGTTGCCTTCTAAGTTTGATACTCCTTTATTAGGAGATTTATTGCAAAAAGAATGGGTACACTATCTGTTTAGTTATTCAGGTGCTCTGTACGACCTATGTATTCCGGCACTACTATGGTATCGAAAAACCAGGGGAGTGGCATTTTTTCTGGTCGTAATTTTTCACGTATTGACACGGGTGCTATTTCCTATAGGGATGTTTCCGTACATTATGATTGTGAGTGCAATGGTATTTTTTGATGCCGGAATTCATCATAAGATTTTAAATTTTGTAAATCACCTGTTACCGTTTAACGAAAAATCAGTACCTATCAAGGATCAATATGATTTCTCTTTAAAAAATAAAAAAATTATTTATCCCATTATAGGCTGTTTCTTTTTGGTTCAATTAGCTTTGCCCTTCCGTTATGTGCTATATCCCGGAGAGTTATTTTGGACAGAACAGGGGTATCGGTTTTCATGGCGGGTGATGCTGATGGAAAAAGCAGGTTATATAACTTTTAAAGTAGTGGATCAAAAAACAAATAAACGGTTTTACGTTAACAATAGGGATTTTCTAACCAGTTTCCAGGAAAAACAAATGGCAACGCAACCTGATTTTATCCTAGAATATGCTCATTATCTTGAAGACTTTTTTGAAACTAAAAATCAAACCAATGTTTCTGTCTATGCAGATAGCTACGTTACTTTAAACGGAAGGTTAAGCACTCCGTTCGTAGACCCGGAAGTGGACTTAACACTAATAACGGATTCTTTTAAACATAAAGACTGGATAATTCCTTTTCAAGATGAGATCAAAGGTTTATAG
- a CDS encoding TonB-dependent receptor yields the protein MRSKVYRFILCLFIFFSGKAIFSQHILTGIVYDETGTPLENAEVYLKETGNRSITDKAGTFKLLNIEKGAYTVLAYGYSYKIQKKNVEIISDVTIDFQLELLGEQLSEVVLSQRRKEIFGLQQLKPVEGTAIYAGKKSEVVLLDNTLGNIAANNARQIYAQVVGLNIYESSAGGLQLNIGGRGLDPNRTANFNTRQNGYDISADVLGYPESYYTPPPEALEKIEIVRGAASLQYGTQFGGLINFKMKRPVLSKPLEITTRQSLGSFGLFTSFTSLSGTLGKFSYYTYYHYKTGNTFRENSKFNSHNVFGHLEYAFSDRTSLSLDITYLDYLAQQPGGLTDTQFNNNPEFSNRTRNWFKVNWQLYSLQFKHQLTEKTDFSLNLFALDAQRQAVGFRGVPGNLNSNPIFVDDEQDFEGNFVNPRDIIDNTFSNYGAEARLLTRYMVFNKKAVFLIGSKYYKADNTARQGAGSLGTDADFSFRTNEFPSYPNQSDFTFPNQNIAFFIENIFNLTDNFSITPGLRFENIQTSSRGLFSEVIFDNANNPELIGFRRDDRDLDRTFLLAGVGLSYNATDSREYYANVSQNYRSVTFNDIRIVNPSSIVNELISDEKGGTADIGVRGKIGKNLSYDINVFGLLYADRIGEFTNNRAARERTNIGDAFIYGLESFVDWNLANLIFPENPQYRLSVFLNAAITQSEYTSVNNNVNSNQIVEGNKVEFIPRYNVKSGINGGYGNFLASIQFTYLSEQFTDATNSKLSAPETLEEGIKGIIPSYSVVDVSLSYTYRKWKLETGIGNLFDSSYFTQRATGYPGPGILPSAPFNWFATLQFTW from the coding sequence ATGAGATCAAAGGTTTATAGATTTATACTTTGCCTGTTTATATTTTTTTCCGGTAAGGCAATTTTTAGCCAACATATACTTACCGGAATTGTATATGATGAAACCGGTACTCCTCTTGAAAACGCAGAAGTATACCTGAAAGAAACCGGAAACAGAAGTATTACGGATAAAGCCGGAACATTTAAACTTCTAAATATAGAAAAAGGGGCTTATACGGTACTTGCTTACGGCTATAGCTATAAAATTCAAAAGAAAAACGTAGAGATAATTAGTGATGTCACTATTGATTTTCAATTAGAATTGTTAGGTGAACAATTATCAGAAGTAGTACTTAGCCAACGCCGAAAAGAAATATTTGGTTTACAACAATTAAAACCCGTGGAAGGTACGGCAATTTACGCGGGTAAAAAGAGCGAGGTCGTTCTGTTAGATAACACCCTCGGTAACATTGCTGCTAATAATGCGAGACAAATCTATGCACAGGTAGTAGGTCTTAATATTTACGAATCCAGTGCAGGTGGTTTGCAATTAAATATAGGAGGTAGGGGACTAGACCCTAACCGAACTGCTAATTTTAATACGCGTCAAAACGGTTATGATATTAGTGCAGATGTTTTAGGATATCCCGAAAGCTATTATACGCCACCTCCGGAAGCTTTGGAAAAAATTGAAATTGTTAGAGGTGCGGCTTCCCTTCAATATGGGACACAATTTGGCGGACTGATCAACTTTAAAATGAAGCGCCCGGTATTATCAAAACCTTTAGAAATTACTACCCGGCAATCCTTAGGTTCATTCGGATTATTTACTAGTTTTACCAGCCTTAGTGGTACATTAGGTAAATTCAGTTACTATACATATTATCACTATAAAACCGGAAATACCTTTCGTGAAAACTCAAAATTTAATTCACATAATGTATTTGGACATTTAGAATATGCGTTTAGCGACCGTACATCCTTGTCTTTAGATATAACCTACCTGGATTATCTGGCACAGCAACCCGGTGGGTTAACCGATACGCAATTTAATAATAACCCGGAATTTTCAAATCGTACCCGAAATTGGTTCAAGGTCAATTGGCAGTTATATTCTTTACAATTTAAACATCAGTTAACTGAAAAAACAGATTTTAGCCTGAACCTTTTTGCACTGGATGCACAACGGCAGGCCGTTGGTTTTAGAGGAGTACCTGGAAATTTGAACTCAAATCCCATCTTTGTAGATGACGAACAGGATTTTGAAGGAAATTTTGTAAACCCCAGGGACATTATTGATAATACCTTTTCCAATTATGGGGCAGAAGCTCGCTTGCTAACTCGCTATATGGTTTTTAATAAAAAGGCAGTATTTCTTATAGGTAGTAAATATTATAAAGCAGACAATACGGCAAGACAAGGGGCCGGAAGTTTAGGAACAGATGCTGATTTTAGTTTTCGTACTAATGAATTTCCCAGTTATCCTAATCAATCTGATTTTACTTTTCCTAACCAAAACATCGCTTTTTTTATTGAAAATATTTTTAACTTAACTGATAATTTTTCGATTACGCCCGGATTGCGTTTTGAAAATATTCAAACATCTTCAAGAGGACTTTTTTCAGAAGTAATATTTGATAATGCAAACAATCCTGAACTCATTGGTTTCAGAAGAGATGATCGCGACTTGGACCGGACATTCCTACTAGCTGGAGTAGGTCTAAGTTATAATGCAACGGATTCACGTGAATATTATGCTAATGTATCTCAAAACTACAGATCCGTTACCTTTAATGATATACGGATTGTAAACCCCAGTTCTATTGTAAACGAATTAATAAGTGATGAAAAAGGGGGTACCGCGGATATAGGAGTACGGGGTAAGATCGGAAAAAATTTGTCCTATGATATTAACGTATTCGGTTTATTGTATGCAGATCGAATTGGCGAATTTACGAATAACCGTGCCGCGCGGGAGCGTACTAATATCGGAGATGCTTTTATCTACGGTTTAGAAAGTTTTGTAGATTGGAATCTTGCTAATTTGATATTTCCGGAGAATCCCCAGTATCGTTTATCCGTTTTTTTAAACGCAGCCATAACGCAGTCCGAATATACCTCTGTAAATAATAACGTGAATTCTAATCAGATTGTTGAAGGAAATAAGGTAGAATTTATTCCGAGGTATAATGTAAAATCCGGGATTAACGGCGGATATGGTAATTTTTTGGCAAGTATTCAGTTTACTTATCTAAGTGAACAGTTTACCGATGCTACGAATTCTAAGCTGAGCGCTCCCGAAACACTGGAAGAAGGTATTAAAGGAATTATCCCGTCCTATAGCGTAGTAGACGTATCATTATCTTATACCTACAGAAAATGGAAACTAGAGACTGGGATTGGCAATCTCTTTGATAGTTCTTATTTTACGCAGAGAGCTACCGGATATCCGGGTCCGGGTATCTTACCTTCAGCACCATTTAATTGGTTTGCAACCTTACAATTTACCTGGTAA
- a CDS encoding PAS domain-containing protein, translating into MKEFRVYDNVMANYYKSSFNSILPLNSWEFYSEYFESVINFKNDIDQLNKISVKWNFNEDYVKEMVVNHKVVVVTTPTLEIVYASHNIKRMNGYIPQEVIGKSPKMFQGRDTCKLTTTKVGKAVKEALPFEVSVLNYRKDNSTYICKIQGFPVFSTNGKLVNYIAFEEAA; encoded by the coding sequence ATGAAAGAATTTAGAGTGTACGATAATGTGATGGCTAATTATTACAAAAGTAGTTTTAATAGTATTTTACCTTTAAACTCCTGGGAATTTTATAGTGAGTATTTTGAAAGCGTTATTAATTTTAAAAACGATATTGACCAGCTTAATAAGATTTCGGTTAAATGGAATTTTAATGAAGACTACGTTAAAGAAATGGTGGTGAATCATAAAGTAGTAGTAGTAACTACACCTACTTTAGAAATTGTATATGCTTCTCATAATATAAAACGAATGAATGGATATATTCCTCAGGAAGTTATTGGAAAATCGCCTAAAATGTTTCAGGGCCGGGATACCTGTAAACTAACTACTACTAAAGTGGGTAAAGCGGTGAAGGAAGCATTACCTTTTGAAGTTTCCGTTTTAAATTACAGAAAAGATAATTCTACGTATATCTGTAAGATTCAAGGATTTCCGGTATTTAGTACGAATGGCAAGTTAGTAAATTATATTGCTTTTGAAGAAGCGGCATAA
- a CDS encoding heme-binding domain-containing protein encodes MKKKIFILIVVLIVVLQFFNPAKNDAGYQSVELFEKETNITPGVQQIFKTDCYDCHSNHSVYPWYASIAPFSFFIDHHIEEGKEHFNVSDWATYSDKKKDHKLEELIEEVEEGEMPLLSYTWLHGDLTEAEKKDLINWATELRKKY; translated from the coding sequence ATGAAAAAGAAAATATTTATCCTTATTGTTGTTCTTATAGTTGTACTGCAATTTTTTAACCCTGCAAAAAATGATGCAGGATATCAATCAGTTGAGCTTTTTGAAAAAGAAACCAATATCACTCCCGGCGTACAACAAATTTTTAAAACAGATTGTTACGATTGTCATAGTAATCACAGCGTTTATCCCTGGTATGCTTCTATTGCCCCTTTTTCCTTTTTTATTGACCATCATATAGAAGAAGGAAAAGAACATTTTAATGTTTCGGATTGGGCAACGTATAGTGATAAGAAAAAAGACCACAAACTGGAAGAATTAATTGAAGAAGTAGAAGAAGGTGAAATGCCCTTATTATCTTATACATGGCTTCATGGAGATTTAACAGAAGCAGAAAAAAAAGACTTAATTAACTGGGCAACAGAGCTTCGTAAAAAGTATTAA